The window GTTCGGGCGCGGGGACGGGGTGGGTGGGGTGGGCCCGGGGGCAGGGGCCGGGCGGGTTCATAAAACATTTGCGCCGGCCGGTGGGGGTTCCTACCGTCACGCCGTGGCTGTGCGACTGACGATTCTGGGCAGTGGTTCGGGCGGCAACTGCGCGTATTTGGAGACGGACGAGACCCGGCTGTTGATTGATGCGGGGTTCTCGCCGCGGCAGATTCGTTTGCGTCTGGCGCAGATCGGGCGGAGTCCGGAGACGCTGCATGGGATTCTGGTGACGCACGAGCACACGGATCACATTGCCGGTTTGGCGGGGTTGGCGGGCAAGCTGGGGTTGCCGGTGTATTGCAACCGGGCCACGGCGGAGGAGATCGTGCGGTACCACGACATGAGCTTTGATTTCCGGTTGTTCACGACGGGGGCGACCTTCGAGATCGGGGACGTGGTGGTGGAGAGTTTCAGTGTCCCGCATGATGCGCAGGATCCGGTGGGGTTTGTGTTGCGGACGGTGTCGGGCCGGGTGGCGTTTGCGACGGATCTGGGGCATTTCACCCGGTTGGTGGGGGATCGGGTGCGGAATGCGCGGGTCCTGGTTTTGGAAACCAACCATGACGTGCGGATGCTGCAGGAGTGTCCGCACCGGCCGTGGAGCCTGAAACAGCGGATCCTGAGCCGGCACGGTCATTTGTCGAATGAGGCGGCGGCGGAGGGTTTTGAGCAGGTGGTGGGGGATGCGATGCAACATGTGTTGCTGGCGCATTTGAGCCGGGACTGCAACCGGCCGGAGCTGGCGCTGGGCGCGATTCGGGAACGGGTGGAGCGCTTGGGGGCGCGTCATGTGCAGGTGATGGTGACGTCGCAGGATCAGCCCTCGCCGACGTTGAGTCTTTGAGGGCGGGAGGTGTCGGGGCCATGCCACGGTTCACGTTGGATCTGCGGCTGACGCCCGACGAGTTTTTGCCGTATTACCGTGGTGAGGTGCAGACGGTGCGGGCGCGGTCGGTGGAAGGTCTGGTGGTGGAGTTTCCGGCGCGGCTGTTGCAGCGGTTTTTGACGCCGGAGGGGATTTGCGGGCGGTTTGTGCTGACGTGTGACGATGCGTTTCGGCATGCGCGGCTGGAGCGGGTGGGCCCGCCCGGTGCGGGTGGGGCCGGTTCGGCGGGTTCGGATCGGGTTTGAGGGCTCATGTACGAGGTGGAACGGATTACGGATCTGGATCGGCCGGAGCTGCGTCCCTATCGGACGATGCGCTGGGATGCGACGCATCGTGCGTTGAATTTGTTTGTGGCGGAGGGGGAGAAGGTGGTGCGGCGGCTGTTGGAATCGGACCTGGAGATCGTGTCGATGCTGATGCCGCCGAAGTGGCTGGAGGTTTTGTCGGGGCAA of the Limisphaera ngatamarikiensis genome contains:
- a CDS encoding MBL fold metallo-hydrolase, translating into MAVRLTILGSGSGGNCAYLETDETRLLIDAGFSPRQIRLRLAQIGRSPETLHGILVTHEHTDHIAGLAGLAGKLGLPVYCNRATAEEIVRYHDMSFDFRLFTTGATFEIGDVVVESFSVPHDAQDPVGFVLRTVSGRVAFATDLGHFTRLVGDRVRNARVLVLETNHDVRMLQECPHRPWSLKQRILSRHGHLSNEAAAEGFEQVVGDAMQHVLLAHLSRDCNRPELALGAIRERVERLGARHVQVMVTSQDQPSPTLSL
- a CDS encoding DUF2835 family protein gives rise to the protein MPRFTLDLRLTPDEFLPYYRGEVQTVRARSVEGLVVEFPARLLQRFLTPEGICGRFVLTCDDAFRHARLERVGPPGAGGAGSAGSDRV